ATTGAAGTAAGCCGGATCATAGACACCGTCTTCGTCGAGAATGAGTGTGCGGGTCAGCGCTGCGAGCTCGATCAGACGGTGCCAGTCTGCGTTGTTGCGTGCGAGACGGGATACTTCCAGCCCGAGTACGATTCCAGCGTGGCCGATAGCAACCTCCGACACCAATTTCTGGAAGCCGTCGCGCTGCTGCGCGCTGGCTCCTGACAAACCAAGGTCGCAATCGATGACATGAACGCGCTCGATCGGCCAGCCTAGCGCGACAGCACGGTCGCGCAGCGCGTACTGGCGCTTGGTGCTTTCAGTGTTCTCGAATACCTGTCGTAGCGAAGATTGCCGCACGTATAGAAAGGCGTCGCGCTGCAGATGGTCAGCCGTGACTTTCTGGTATCGATCAGTAGACATGGACGAGCTCCGAATGAGTGTGCAGCACGAGACTGGCTAACAGGCGAACAAACTCGCCATCCGCCTGTAGTGGATACGCGATGGGTTCGTGTCCAGGAGCGGGAGTGCTTTGGGTCGCCGCCGTTTCAGCGAGCATGGGAAGGCCGTGCAGCATGCCGTGGTAACGCAATGCTGCAACGCCCTCTGGACGAGGCGCACCGTCGATCACAGCGGTGCGTAACGCCTCGTACGCGGCGATTGTCGCTCGCGCCGGGGATGCGCCAGCGAGTGCGGGATTTACGGTTTTTTTTTGCGCGCTATTGCGCGTTCGATGCTGCGGGGATGAACAGAGATGCCGAGTTCGGTTTCGAGTTGCCCGGCCAATGCACGAGCGTGAACTGGTCCAACGCCTTCGATGCGCTTCTCGATGAAGACCATCACATTGGTGCTGAGCTTGTGCGCGCCTTTCGGTCCGCGCTGCTTCGGCATGAGCCCGGGTAATCCATCGCGCGCGAACGCCTCCTCCGCCTGATAGAAGGTCGGGCGAGACACCCCAAACAGCGCTGCGGCTTCGGCCTTGGATGCGCCATCGACGTGGACGTGGCGGAGCATCTCGTATTTGACCTGAATGAGATCGTTCGCATCGAAGAAGTCGCCGGAGTGAAACCACGGCGCGCGAACGCGTTCTGGATGAGGATTGCGCACGCCAAGACGATTCAGGCGTTCGAGCTTCGGATCGGGTTTCTTCAAAGCGTTGTTCACACTGGATGTTATGTAAATTAAAATACGCCGTATATATAGAAACGTCAAGACAAACGATGTGCTGGGGATGACGTATATCACCGTTTTCCGGCGAATTATGCCGCACGTCATGGCACCGATTGAAACGTGTCGCGGCATAGTTAAATTTACACTCACGGCATAATTTATTTGACATGGTTCGCAGCTCCCGGCATCAGATCGTCGATCAACGCGCGCAATCGGCGCAGATCGTCAGTACGAAACCAGGAGCGGCCCGCGGCCGCCTGGGCGAAAGCGTCCGGCTCGTCGACATTGGTCCAGGACGCCAGCATCGACGCCAGCCGGCCGTTGGCGTCGTAAAACATCACACGGTCCTCACCCCAGTTCTGTCGGCGCGTAACCACGTCGACGTGCGCCCCGCGCTGAGGATGGAACGGATGAGTGATCTTGAGCGTTACAACTGCGCGATTGTCGTCATGACAAGCAGTTGCTGACTTACGATAAGGGAATCGTGGAATCGGGCGTCAAATTTGTGAAGCGAGGCTTCTTGCCCTTACGCGAGTTTCGTGGCGTGGCTGACGCCAATCGCCAGGTACACGCGTGGGTGATGAACGAAGCCGGCAACCGCATTCACGGTACGACTCGCGACATGCCGCTCAAGCGCTTCGCGGAAGTTGAACGAAGCCTGCTGATCAGCTTGCCGGACGTGCTGCCGGAGCTTGCCGTGTGGGCGAAGGCCAAGGTGCACCGCGATGCTCATGTCCAGTTCGAGCAGAGTTTTTACTCGGTCCCGTATAGGCTGGTCGGCCAGGAACTGTGGCTCAAGGCGACCGACACCATGGTGACGCTGTATCGCGGGCAGGAATCGGTCGCAGCCCACGCCCGCCTTACTCGCGCAGGCGGCCGTCGCACGGTAGACGATCATCTGCCATCCGCTGCCCAGGCGTGGCAACTGCAGGACACCCAGTGGTGTTTGGCAGCTGCTGAGCAGATCGGGCCTGCCTGCTATGCCCTGGTTCAGGCGCTCTTCGGCGACAAAGTCTTAATCAAGATGCGCTCGGTGCAAGGCGTTTTGCGGCTCAAACAGAAATACGGAGCAGTCCGCCTTGAAGCTGCCTGCTCGCGCGCCAACCACTACGGCACGCCGCACTACACGGCCGTTAAAACCATTCTGCAAAAGGGATTGGATCAGCTGACGCTGTTAAACGCCTTTGATGCGCTGGCGAGCACCTACACCGAAGGCGGCCGTTTCTGCCGCAACACACAAACCATTCTCCAATAAGGCCGGCCATGCATCCCATTCCTGAATTGACTCCACTGCTTAAGCAGTTGCGCTTGTCCGGCATCCTCGATTCGCTGGAAGCGCGAAACCGCGAGGCCATCGATCGCAAGCTCGCCTTCACCGAATTCCTTTCGCTGCTCATTCACGACGAAGTAGCCCGGCGCGATAACAAGAAGCTCAGCCTGCGCATGCGACGCGCCAACTTCCGTAGCCAGAAGACGCTCGAAGGATTCGACTTCGACCGGCTACCAGGGCTGAATCGATCCGCTATCCATGATCTCGCCACGTGCCGATTTATTGACGAGAAGGTGGCGGTCCTGATTGCCGGGCCTTGCGGAACGGGGAAAAGCCATCTTGCGCAAGCCCTGGGACACGCTGCAGCTCGGCAAGGACACGATGTGCTGTTCTCAACACAAAGCCAATTATTAGCAAGCCTGCGCAGCGCGGCAGCCGTGGGCACTTACGACCGTCGTTTCCAGTATCTCGCCAAGCTTCCACTTCTGATCATTGACGACTTTGGTCTTAAGCCACTGCGTTCGCCAGACGATGAAGACTTCCACGACCTGATCGCCGAGCGTTATGAGCGCGCAGCAACGATTTTAACGTCGAATTTGGACTTCCCAGAATGGGGGGAAGCATTCCCAGGTAACAAGATGATCGGCGCTGCAACCCTCGACCGCTTGCGTCATGGCGCTCACAAAATCGTCCTCGACGGCGAGAGCTATCGCGGACTCAAACCGGGCGTCGAAACACTCAGAACCGAGCTTGCAAAAGGAGGCAAAATCAAGCAACCTTGATCCCCGTTCGAGCCCTCGAATTGCCCGTTTCCAGTGGCGTCATTACGGCGAAAATGCCCGGCGCCATTACGCCGAAAGGTGACAACAGCGACAAGTACAGCGTGTTTCGCAGGACCGGTGCGAACAGGGATGGCAACAGCGTGACCCATTTCGGCCGGGCGATGTACGAGCTGAACATCGACACGTTCTGCGCGAACAGTAGCCCCGCCAAGGGGCGCGTCGAACGGGCACACCTGACGTTGCAGGACCGGCTTGTAAAAGAATTGCGGTTGCGTGGCATCAGCACGGCTGCCGGGGCCAATGCGTATGCGTCTGCCTTCATGGCAAATTACAACGCACGCTTCGCGAAGCCGCCAAAGAGCGGGTTTGATGCTCACCGGCCGCTCAGGGCTGACGAGAATCTTGATCTCGTTCTGACGTGGCGCGAGCCGCGCAAGGTGAGCAAGTGGTGTGAGACTAAAGGCACTAGAGACAGATACCTTAAACCCGGACATTTGAACTTAGCCGGAAAGCGGACATTTCAGAATGGCTTTGACAGACAGACAGACATGCCAACAGGCGAGAAGACCGGCCGCATTGCCG
This is a stretch of genomic DNA from Burkholderia sp. WP9. It encodes these proteins:
- a CDS encoding helix-turn-helix domain-containing protein, whose amino-acid sequence is MKKPDPKLERLNRLGVRNPHPERVRAPWFHSGDFFDANDLIQVKYEMLRHVHVDGASKAEAAALFGVSRPTFYQAEEAFARDGLPGLMPKQRGPKGAHKLSTNVMVFIEKRIEGVGPVHARALAGQLETELGISVHPRSIERAIARKKKP
- the istB gene encoding IS21-like element helper ATPase IstB, with the translated sequence MHPIPELTPLLKQLRLSGILDSLEARNREAIDRKLAFTEFLSLLIHDEVARRDNKKLSLRMRRANFRSQKTLEGFDFDRLPGLNRSAIHDLATCRFIDEKVAVLIAGPCGTGKSHLAQALGHAAARQGHDVLFSTQSQLLASLRSAAAVGTYDRRFQYLAKLPLLIIDDFGLKPLRSPDDEDFHDLIAERYERAATILTSNLDFPEWGEAFPGNKMIGAATLDRLRHGAHKIVLDGESYRGLKPGVETLRTELAKGGKIKQP
- a CDS encoding DUF5372 family protein encodes the protein MPRFPYRKSATACHDDNRAVVTLKITHPFHPQRGAHVDVVTRRQNWGEDRVMFYDANGRLASMLASWTNVDEPDAFAQAAAGRSWFRTDDLRRLRALIDDLMPGAANHVK
- a CDS encoding recombinase family protein, with product MSTDRYQKVTADHLQRDAFLYVRQSSLRQVFENTESTKRQYALRDRAVALGWPIERVHVIDCDLGLSGASAQQRDGFQKLVSEVAIGHAGIVLGLEVSRLARNNADWHRLIELAALTRTLILDEDGVYDPAYFNDRLLLGLKGTMSEAELHVLKARLQGGIRNKARRGELEMPLPIGLVYHPNGSAVLDPDKRKR